The Rhodococcus opacus B4 genome contains the following window.
CACATCAGCGTGATCACACCTACTTTCGGCCGCGCGGCTCTGCAGTGCATCACGCGTGGTGCGATCCAGGTAAGCCGTCACGGTCACCTTCCCGGTTTCCGTCGAAGGTTCGACATCATCGTCGAGGACCGGGGTCGGGTCCGGGACAGGCTCATAGATTGGATCCTGCTTTTCGACGGGTGCAGGTGGTGGGGTCGGTTCTGGTTTACGAGCCGGCTCGGAGCGAATGGGCGCCGTAGTGGTAGGAGCGGGTGGTTGGGCCTGAGCTTGTGGCGGCTCCTGCGCTGCAGGCGCCTTCTCGACATGCCGAGACTCCTCCGCGGCTGGTTCTACCTCGGTGATCGGGGTAGAGCGCCGAGGCTGGGTGGGGTTGCCTGCAGTCGGAAGGAGGCCGGCTAAACCCTCCGCTCGGTTACCTTTCGGAGCGAAAGCACTGGCAAGGCTCTTGCGGCGGGGAGTGCTGGTTTCGGTCATGCCGATGCCACCTCCTCGCTGATGGTCGACAGACGAACGAGGATTTCGCGTGTCAGTTCTGCGTAGTCCTCGGCCAACCCGGACGCATTGCGCGAAAGTATCTGATCCGTCGGTTTGGCGCCCTTCTTCAGTGCGGCGAAACGTGCGACTTTGGCGACTTCGGTCTGCTGTTCCAGCTCATGGACCAGCAAGCCCTCCCGGCGGGCATCGTAGGCCGTAGATTCCATCGTCCGGATCCGGGATTCGAAGATGGGGGCGGCATCCCCGATCATCTCGTTGACGGATTGGCGGATCTTCGCCGTGAGCTTGGTTGAACGCGAACCCACACCGAACAGGCAAATACCTGCCAACTGCAGCCGTGGGTTGACAGCCGGTAGATTACGGTCTGGATCACCATCGCGTGTCGCCGAGAACTGGCCGGCAATTGTTTCCAACCCGTCGAGGCTTGCGTCGTCCGCCCTGACTGGGATGACCACAGCCTGGACGACCTCCATCAATGCCTCCATGATGGTCAAATCACCGGGCGGAGTGTCGAAGATGATCACGTCATAGTTATGCGCAACCTGCAGGAGCATGGCGCGAACGAGCTGTCCGAGCCGCTTACCACCCTGACGCTGCTGGCGGGAAACCATGACGGCAGCCAGGTCGAACATCGCGGGACCACCCGGCACCACATCGAGATTCTCGCGGCCGCCGACATTGTGGACGATCGGAGGCGCGGACCCTTGCAGGAGCGCGGTGAACAGTTCGGATCCGTCACGCTTGTCGTAGCCCAGATCGCGGCACAGGTTCCCCTGGGGGTCGAAGTCACCGATCAGAACTCGGTATCCGGCGGCGGCAAGGAGTCCGCCGCAGTTGGCGGCACAGCTTGTCTTTCCCACTCCCCCCTTGCCGTTGAAGAATCCGAACGACACCGGCAGTTCCTGCTGCTCTGCAGTTGAGGTCTCGACGACGTGCATGGACATGGCAGTTCTCCCATTGGACTTTGGTTGTGACGAGTGGTTCCCCAGTGAAGCTAGCAGGATTCCTGGACAACTTGCCGTATGCCACGCGGGGCAGACCGTAGGTAGATCTGCGTGAGCAAACGCGTGAGATACAACGGGCGCAACCGTATGAGGCAACGCAGGTAGTTCGGCAGGTCATCATGCCTGGTAACTGGCGTGATAGTAGACGTGGTGATCGGCATGAATACCAGCGTGGAATCAAGTGTGTCATTCGGCAGGTCAATCGGCGTGGTCATACGCATGGCGACACGCTGGTTAACCTACGTGAGGACATGCGGCATGGCACGCGTGAACTCTGGCGGTATTAAACGCGTGACGAGCACCTAGTTGTCCTGCGTTGACTTACGTAGGAAGACACGCGTGAGACGTCGCGTGAGAGCATGCGTGAAGCATTGCGTGTCATACCGCGTGACCATCAGCATGAACAAACGCGGGACAGACTGCCGGATGTCAAGTGGGACAAACTACGTGGACAGATGCGTGATCTTCTGCGATGGCCCGAACGTGGCTACATGCTTGTGTCAACACGTGCACACGGGCGTGATTAGACGCGGGAGACCAGTGCAGGTGCTTGCACGTGAACTAATCCTGTCGCTTATGCGGACAACATCACTGGTTGTAATACGTGAACCGATACGTGCCCTCGCTGCGGGTCCGAGTGCGAGGGGGTAAACCGAATGAGATGCGTGACCGAGTACCGCAACTGGGCGCTAGGTGCAGTGCGTGAGATCGAGCTGGCACCCGACCGGAAGGCTCTGCGGATCGAACGTTGAGTGCGAGGCCTGACAGCGTGAAAGGTGAGAAGTCCCGTTCGCGTGAAGATATAGGGAATCACTTGCGTGAACACATGCGTGAAACGCTCGCAGAACTGTGTCCTACCTGTACTGATTCGGTCGTCTGCGGGGATCGCCGACCGTGCCGCGCCGGCTTCGTTGGAGGCTGATTCGATGGTGGAGGCCCGCGATAGTGATGACGCCGATCGCATCGGCGATGTCCTGAGCGCGTCGCTGTCTGTCGAGCTCGACGACGAGGTCGATCACGGTGTCTTCGAGGATGTTCTCGGCGGCCTTGTACAGGTCCCAGAGCTGCTTGAGCTCCCATGCCCGAATCAGAGGGTTCGAGAAGTAGAGACCATCGACGATGCGATGAACCCGATCCACCTGGGCATTTGTTCTATCTGCAGGGCTTGACCAGGTCGCAAAGTGTGAGCTGGCCGAGCAGTCGTCGACCGTCGAGTCCAGTTCGGCGGCGACAGTCACCCAGGAGGTGGGACAGATAGCCCGTCGGGCTTGCCTGACTGCCTCGCCGAACGCGCGTTGACAGACTGCGGCGTACTCGGTGGCAGCGCGCCGGCCCTCGTTCAGCTCGCGCAGATCCATCAGGGAGGTGAAGTCGTGGCGGCCGCGGGTGAACTCTGTGGCCGCGAGAAGCGCCTCACTGCCGCTCCATTGGAAGCGAGACTGCCTACATTGATCGCGGTGCCAGCGCAGATCCTCGACCCACGGAAGGCCAAGCTCAAGGCCCTCGCCATTTGGCACCGTCATATGAACATGATGCCATCATGCGGTGTGGGTGTCACCCATCGTTACGCAATCGTCCCGAATTCTTCTAAGTGGTAGATGCAGTTCCCAAACAAGGTATCCCGAACGTGAAAGTATAGGAAAGCGGAAAGCAATCAATATTAGTTCGAACCAATCTCTAGGCCGTCCCATCTGCATCCCATGAGACTGGCAAGATTGCGTGTGCTGGCTATCAAGATTGCATAGAAACATCTCGAAAATTGTTTCATCGCTATTTTGGGATGATATTGGTACGACACTGGGACGGGTATGCATGTGAATCAACTGTGGAGGCATGTACGTCCGCACTGCTCTCTTTGGTATAGGCATGAGTTGGTCTATGTTGTTCATATAACATCGCGTTTCACGTTGAAGGTGCGCTCCTAGGGCACTGTTGACGGTATGTACCGCCGAGCCGAGTAGTCCAGGGCGGGCTGTATAAAACACATCAAGATCATTTGGGTACGAGCGAGTGCCTCTCGCTCCCTGTTCAGCATCGGAGTACATCGTCGTGACGCAGGAACATGGTCGACCTCAAGCCACTGGGGAACACCGTCCGTTGGCTTCGACCTTTCGATCGCCGGCTGCTCGATCGGTCGAACACATCGCATCCCAGTACATCGAGGGATCTGATGATGTGGAAGTTGAACCGAATCGCGAAGCGCCACCTGAGCGTGGGTCGGTGGCAGACGCGGACGGCGGTGGGAAGTCGTCAAGCGTTCGGGTTCCGGCAAAGTGCCACGCAAAGCTTGAGCAGCTTCGTGAGCAAACGGGAATGACCAACGGTCAGATCTTCATTGTCGCGATCGAGGCGACGCATGAGCGTCTACCCGAG
Protein-coding sequences here:
- a CDS encoding ParA family protein; amino-acid sequence: MSMHVVETSTAEQQELPVSFGFFNGKGGVGKTSCAANCGGLLAAAGYRVLIGDFDPQGNLCRDLGYDKRDGSELFTALLQGSAPPIVHNVGGRENLDVVPGGPAMFDLAAVMVSRQQRQGGKRLGQLVRAMLLQVAHNYDVIIFDTPPGDLTIMEALMEVVQAVVIPVRADDASLDGLETIAGQFSATRDGDPDRNLPAVNPRLQLAGICLFGVGSRSTKLTAKIRQSVNEMIGDAAPIFESRIRTMESTAYDARREGLLVHELEQQTEVAKVARFAALKKGAKPTDQILSRNASGLAEDYAELTREILVRLSTISEEVASA